CGCGCATCGACATAGGCCGCGTCGATGCGCACTTCGCGCGCGCCGCGGCCGGCGTCGAACGAGATCTCCTCGAGGAGCTTCTCCAGCACCGTATGCAGGCGCCGCGCGCCGATGTTTTCCGTGCGCTCGTTCACCGAGAAGGCGATTTCCGCCAGGCGCCGCACGGCTTCCGGCGTGAACGAGAGCGCGACTTCCTCGGTGGCGAGGAGCGCCTCGTATTGCGTCGTGAGACAGGCATCGGTGGCCGTCAGGATGCGCTCGAAGTCTTCCACCGAAAGGTTCGAGAGTTCCACGCGGATGGGAAGGCGACCCTGCAGTTCGGGGATGAGGTCGGACGGGCGCGACAGGTGGAACGCGCCGCTGGCGATGAACAGGATGTGGTCGGTCCGGACCACGCCGTACTTCGTCGTGACCGACGTGCCTTCCACGAGGGGAAGGAGGTCGCGCTGCACGCCCTGCCGCGAGACGTCGGCGCCGCCGGTTTCCCCGCGACTGGCGATCTTGTCGATCTCGTCCAGAAACACGATGCCGTCCTGCTCCACGGCGCGCATGGCCTTGAGGCGGATCTCCTCCTCGTTCACGAGCTTGCCGGCTTCCTCGTCGGTGATGAGTCGCAGCGCCTCCCGGATGGCCAGCTTCCGGCTCTTCCGGCGGCCGCCGCCCATGTTCGCGAACATGCCCTGGATCTGCTGGGTGAGTTCCTCCATGCCCGGCGGAGCCATGATCTCCATCGCCCCGGATCCCTGGGCCACGTCGATCTCGATCTCGCGATCGTCGAGCTTTCCCTCGCGCAGCATCTTGCGGAAGCGCTGGCGCGTGGAGCCGGCCTCCTGGCCCTCGGAGACAGGCACGCCGGGGAGCAGCGCGTCGAGGATCCGCTCCTCCGCCGCGTCCTCCGCGCGCGGGCGGACCTTGTTCATCTCCTGCTCGCGCGTGGCCTTGACCGCCACCTCGGCCAGGTCGCGGATGATCGTATCCACGTCGCGGCCGACATAGCCGACCTCGGTGAATTTCGTCGCCTCGACTTTCACGAACGGGGCGTTCGCCAGTCGCGCCAGCCGTCGCGCGATCTCCGTCTTGCCCACGCCGGTCGGCCCGATCATCAGGATGTTCTTGGGCGTGATTTCGCTGCGCAGCGGCTCCGGAACCTGCGAGCGGCGCCACCGGTTGCGCAGCGCGATCGCGACGGCCTTCTTGGCCGCGCCCTGGCCGACGATGTGCTTGTCCAGCTCGTGGACGATTTCCTGCGGCGTCATCATCGACGCGGCCGGCGGGGCAGGCAGGGTGGCGTTCGGGCTCATGGAAGCGCGGCCGGGCCGCTCAGAGCGTCTCGATCACGTGGTTCTGGTTCGTGTAGATGCAGATCTCGCCCGCGATCTCCAGGGCCTTCTTCACGATGTCCGCGGGGGCGAGCTCGGTGTTCGCAACGAGGGCCATGGCGGCGGCCTGGGCGAACGAGCCGCCGCTGCCCATGGCGACGATCCCGTGTTCCGGCTCGAGCACGTCGCCATTGCCGGTGATGAGCAGGGAAGCTTCCCGGTCGGCCACGGCAAGCATCGCCTCCAGGCGGCGAAGCATCCTGTCCGTGCGCCAGTCCTTGGCAAGCTCGACCGCCGATCGCAGGAGGTTGCCCTGGTGCTTCTCGAGCTTTGCCTCGAACCGCTCGAAGAGGGTGAACGCATCGGCCGTCGCGCCTGCAAAGCCGGCCAGGATGCGATCGTTGTAGAGGCGGCGTACCTTGCGCGCGCAGGACTTGACGACGACGTTGCCGAGGGTGACCTGGCCGTCGCCGCCCATGGCGACCCGGGCGCCCCGGCGTACGCAGACGATGGTGGTTCCGTGGAAGGATTCGTCGGCCATGGCGGGTCTAGTTCACCCTTCGGCGGATGAGGATCGCGTGGCGATTGAACCCGAAGGCTTCCAGCAGCGCGGCGTTCAATTCGGAAAGATTGGAAAGGATTACCCGCTTGCCAGCGAGCTGGATTGCCTTTACCACCTCGAAGAACTGGGCCCCGGCGGCAAAATCGACGCGCAGGACCTTGCTCATGTCCACGACGATTTCCGAACCCGCGGCCGAATGGGCGGCCAGGTCGGCGAACTGGTTCTGGCTTGCGGTGGAGATCACGCCCTTCAGAACGAAGGCGGAGTCCGGCACCGAGGCCGCGGCGGCCGCGGCGGGCGCGGCCGGGACGTGGGACGCCGCGGCCGACACGGTGTTCAAGTACACCTCCCAGCTGGGCGGCGATATCTCGAACGCGACGGCATATTCCAGTCCCAGCTCCTCGAAGGGCTCCATCTTCCCCTGTACCACGTAGAGCTCGAACAGGAGCTGCCAGAAGCTGCGCGTGGCGTCCGATGCCCGCTCGTTGAGTGCGGCGCGCAGCACGTGCTCGAGCGTCTCGACGCTGTTGAACCACATCGGCAGGCCGCCGCGCCGAAGGCGCCGCAGGGCCGCGGCCAGCAGCGCCGACTCCGAGGCGGTGATGGAGGCGACCTTTCCCAGGTCGACCCGCACCGTGCCCATCGACTCGGCAAAGGCGAGGAACTTCTCGATTTCCGGAGCGAGCTCGCCCATCGGATTGGGTTTGAGGGCGAAGAAATCCTTGCGTTCGCGACCCTGGACGCGCCTCGGATCCGAGGTGGCCTCGGATCCGCCCGCCCAGGCGGGGGGTGACTGCTCGAACTTCACCGTAAACAGCATGCAAAGCGCGTCGTATTCCGTCCGGTTCTGCGTGACCTCGAACAGGTCGAACAACATGAGCCAGGGCTGCTTGTTGGAACGGCTCGCGGGATTGCGCGTCTCGGCCTTGAGGATCGCCTCGGCGGCGGCCACGAGGTTCGCGGCGTAGAGCACGGCGGCTTCCTGCGCCGGGGGCAGGGGGGCGGAGTGGAATTCCTCGCTGCCGACGCGCCCGGCAGCGCGCGGCGCAGGCCGGGAAATGCCTGCCGGGGAGCTGCCGACGCCGGGAGAGGCCACGGTGGGAATGGCCTCAGGGCTTGAAGGGCGTCGCGTTGGTGAGGCGGTAGTACACGACGTCGTTGTCGAGAACCGACAGGCGGCCTGCAATGACAACGGGTTCGAAGGTGAAGTCGATCGGCGTGTCGGCGAGCACCTCGACGAGCGATTCCGGCCCGCCGGTCAGGCAGAACGAGCAGTGCGGCGGGAAAGCGGAGAGCAGGAACCGCTTCTGCTTCCTGGCCTGGTCGAGCGGCATCATGAACCCGTAGAGCTTGACCTGCTGCTTGTCCAGTTCCCTCACTTCCTTCGCGAAGACGGGGCCGAACTTCTTGTCGGCCTTCTGCACCGTTTTCGTCGACTGGAGCAGCTGCCAGGGCACGGTGCCGACCGGCGTGGGATCCGTCCCGATCCAGAAGCCGCCCTGCTCGGGGGATTTCGCGCGATCCTGGGGCTGCAGCGCCATCGCCCCGCAGGCGGTGATCGCGGCGACGACGGCAACGGCGGAAAATCGAATCGTTCCGGAATGCGCCATGGTGTCTCGCTTATCGTTTCGAGAGCAGGTTCGCGGGATCGGTGAAGTAAGCCTGTATTGCGGGCACGAGGCAGGTGAGGGCGCCGATCGCAAGGACTGCGGCGGCAAGGACCGCCTCGCCGGCGACCCACGTGAGCCCCGTGAGCGGCCAGGACCCGGACCTAGCGAGCCACAGGCCCAGAACATGCGTTGCACCATGTCCGAGTGCCAAGCCCAGTATAACGCCCGCCATGAGGAGCGTCACGCCCTCGACCAGGGTGAGCGCGGCGAGCGATGCCGGACGTGCGCCGAGAGTCCTCAGGAGAGCGAGGTCGTAACGCCTTTCCTGCAGGGCCGAGGTCAGGGCGACGAAGAGCGACAGCGCGGCGCTGGCCATGAGGATGATCGCGAACCACCGCAGCGTCTCGACACCGGCGCCGACAAGTTCGAGGAGGCGGGCGATCTCGTACGCCGGCGAGGCGGCCTGCATCGCGGTGGTGGCGTTTATCGAGCGCGGGAGCATCGCGGCGGCAAGCGGTGTGGCGTACCGGATGAGAAGAGCGGTGATCTCGGGCCGGGCGGTGGCGTGGCGCTCGTGGACGTGCCATACGCTTTCGACGGAGGTGACGACAAGCCGGTCGATCACGGCGCCGGTGGGCGCGAGGATCCCGGTGACGCGGTAAGGATGTTCGCCGTGGGCCGGTCCCGCAGCCGCGAGCCCGTGCGAGCCCGTGATGCTCGCACCCACCGTCACGGCCTGGCGGCGGGCGACCTCCGCGCCCACGACGGCTTCCATCGCGCCCGCGAAGAGCGCGCCCTGCGCGACTTTCGCCTCGTAGAGGCCGAGGAACGAGGCGTCGGTCCCGACAATGCGATAGCCGCGGAAGGAATCCCCGAGGGCCAGCGGCGTTGCGGAGGCGACCATCGGGTTCGCGACGATCGCCTCGGCTTCCTCGACGCCGATGTTGCCGGTGGGCACGTCGGCGTGGAACACCGTGGACAGGATGAGCTGCAGGGGGCTTCCCTTGGCTCCTACCACGAGGTCCACGGGCTTCGCGTCTCGCGCCAGGCGCTCCTCGGCCTGTTGCGTCACCAGGAGCAGGAAGGTGATCGTCGCCACCCCGAGCGCCAGCATCGTCGCGTTGAGCGCCGTGAGGAGCGGGCGGCTCGCGAGGTAGGCCATCGCCAGGCGGGCGGACCTCACAGCTCGAGTCTCCTGGAGAAGCGGCCGCGGATGCGGTTGTCGTGGGTCGCCACGAGCAGGGTCGCCCCGCACGCGGCGGCCTGTTCGAGCAGCAGGGCCAAGGCCCGCTCGCAGTTGGCGTCATCCAGGGCGGAGGTCGGCTCGTCCGCGAGGATGAGCGCAGGCCGGTTCACGACGGCGCGGGCGATGGCCACCCGCTGCGCCTCGCCGACCGAGATCTCGCGGGCCCGGGCGCCCGCGAGGGCTGCGATACCCAGGCTTCCCAGGACCTCGTCGATGCGGGTGTCGTCGACCCCCGACCCGGCCAGGCGCTGCGCGAGACGCAGATTCTCGCGCACGGAGATCACGCCGATGAGGTGCAGGGTTTGCAGCACGAGGCCGATCCTGCGTGCGCGGAAGGCATCGCGTCCGGCCGGCGTGAGGCGCGTCACGTCCTCGCCCGCGACGCGCACGCTTCCCGCCGTGGGTGCCGCGAGGCCGGCGATCACGTTGAGGAGCGTGGTCTTGCCGCTGCCGGAAGGGCCGAGCACGAGGCTCGCGTCGCCGCGCGCAACGTCCCAGGCCGGCACGTCGAGGACGGTGCGGCCCGCATAATCGTGGCGCAGGTTTCGGATCGCGAGCATGGGCCGCGGGGAAGCTCGTTCAGGCGACGCAGTAAGCCAGGCCTTCCTCGAACAGGCGGCGCGGGATCCTTCGGCCGATGAATACCATCACGGTCTCCCGGGCCTCCCCGGACGCCCAGGGCTTGCCGGGGGTGCCGCCCATCAGCATGTGCACGCCCTGGAAGATCATGCGCCGCGGCTCGCCCTGGATGTTGAGGATTCCCTTGTAACGCAGCAGGTCCTCGCCGTAGTTCTGCACCATGAGCGAGAGGAACGTCTCGATCTTCTCCATGTGCATGGGTCGCGGATCCCTCCAGACGAAGCTCTTCACGTCGTCGTCATGATGATGGTGGTCTTCAGCAAGGAAGGCAGGGTCGATCTCGAGCGCGGCATTGAGGTTGAAGCCCCGGATGTCGAGGATCTCCCGGATATCGGTTTCTCCGAAGTGGACCTTCTTCTGCTGGGCCCTGGGGTTCATGCCGCGCAGGCGGTCCGCCAGGTCCGCGATCTCGCCCTCGCCGACCAGGTCCGTCTTGGAGAGCAGGATTCGGTCCGCGAAGCCCACCTGCGCGCGCGCCTCGTCGTGCTCGTCGAGCTGCTTCTGGCCGTGCATCGCATCCACCACGGTGATGACCGCGTCGAGCAGGTATTCGCCGTGGATGCCTTCGTCCATGAAGAACGTCTGCGCGACCGGCCCGGGGTTGGCGAGGCCGGTGGTCTCGATGACGACGCGGTCGAACTTCAGCGCGCCCTCGCGGCGCTTCTTCCCGAGCTCGCCCAGGATGCGCACGAGGTCGCCGCGCACGGTGCAGCACAGGCACCCGTTGTTCATCTCGATGATCTGCTCCTCGCGGTCCTCCACGAGGATCTCGTTGTCCACGCCGGTCTCGCCGAACTCGTTCTCGATCACGGCAATCCGCTCGCCGTGCTGCTCGGTGAGGATGCGGTTCAGGAGCGTCGTCTTTCCCGCCCCGAGAAAGCCGGTGAGGATGGTGACGGGGATAAGGTCCTTGTCGGGGTTCGGGACGGCGGCCATGCGTTACCTCTAGGCGGGGGCGAGGACGAAGGAATCCAATGTCTGGGCGACAAACGATTCTTCAAGGTCGCGGACGATGAATACGAGGCGCGTGCGGCGGTCCGTGTCGGGCCAGGCCGGCAGGCGCGCGGCGGGATAAAGCGTGTGCTGGACGGCGTGCACCGCGACGGGGCCGGCCTCGCTTGCGGCGTTCACGAGCCCCTTCACGCGCAGGATCCGGTCGCCGGCGAGCTCGAGCAGGGTGGCGAGGCCGTCCTCGAAGGCCGGCCAGTCGACGGGTGTACCGGCGAACCACGCGAAAGCGCGCACGTGCGGATCGTGCATGGCGGGCGCCGGTGCGCCGGCCCGACGGTAGGCGCCGGCGTTCAGCCAGGAAACCGGGTCCGGCAGGCGTTGCGCGCCCCGGTAGAGACCTGTGTCGAGCAGTCGTTCCGGGTCGGCGTCGCCCTCGGCGCTGCGGATGCGCCGGGCGCCGGGGTTGAGCGCGGCGAGTCGGACCTCGATCGCATCGAGCGCGTCCGCCTGCGCGATGTCCGCCTTCGTGATCACCAGGCGGTCGGCGACCGCGGCCTGCTTCACGGCCTCGGGATGGCGATCGAGCTCGCCCATTCCATGCACGCCATCGACGGTGGTCACGATGCCGGAGAGCGAGTACCGCGCGGAGACCAGCGGAAGTTCGATGAGCGTGCGGGCGAGCGGCGCCGGGTCGGCGAGGCCCGTCGTCTCCACGATCACCCGGCCGAACGCCGGGATCTCACCCGACGCGCGCTTGAAGTAGAGGTCCCGCATGGCCTGCACGAGGTCGCCCGCCACCTGGCAGCACACACAGCCGCTGGGCAGAAGCACCACGTTCTCGGATGCGGTGCGCACGAGGAGGTGGTCGATCCCCACCGGCCCGAATTCGTTCACGATCACGGCGCAGTCGCCGGCCGCCGGGTGCCGCAGGAGCCGGTTGAGGAGCGTCGTCTTCCCGCTGCCGAGAAAGCCCGTGAGCAGCGTGACTGGGGTGATCGGGGTGGCGGTCATTGGGGGCGGCAGGTCGCGCAATCAAGGATTCAACGGCACGCCGCGCACCGGCCCTGCACGGTGAGCTCGACCTTCTCCCGCACGAAGCCCCTCGGCAGCTTCACGTTCGGCGGCATGGCGACCTCCTCGAGACAGACGGTCGTGCCGCAATGCGAGCACGTGAAGTGAGCGTGCGGGCCGTGGGAAGCGCCGCGGTTGGCGCGAAAGCGCCATGTCCGGTCGTCGCCCGGGATGCGGTGGACCAGGCCGAGTTGCACCAACCAGTCGAGCACGCGGTAGACGGTCACGCGATCGACGGGCAGGCTTGCCCGCAGCGCGGCCTCGACCTCGTGATGCGTGAGCGCCGTAACGGACCCCAGGAGGACCGCGAGGACCGCAGCGCGCGGGGCGGTCAGGCGCTCGCCGGAAAGGCGTATCCGGGCCTGCGCGGCTGGCAGTTGCGCCGCATGGAGCGATCGGGTCTTTCCCATGGCGGAATTCTAGGCCGCGAGCCGGTGCAGATGCAATTCGGTTGCGGCTTCGGTCAGCTCTTGCGCTTGGCGCGGGGGTGGGCCGCGTCGTAAATCTTCGACAGGTGCTGGAAATCGAGGTGCGTGTAGACCTGCGTCGAGGCAATGCTCGCGTGGCCGAGCATCTCCTGCACGGCGCGCAGGTCGCCCGAGGACTGCAGCACGTGCGAGGCAAAGGAGTGACGAAGCATGTGCGGGTGCACATCCACGGCGAGTCCCGCGGCGGCAGCCCACCGCTTGATGCGGCGCTGGACCTCCCGGGGCGACAACCGCTTTCCGGAGCGGCCGACGAAGATCGCCGTCTCGCCGGGCGCCGCGAGGCGGGCGCGGATCGGCAGCCAGCGCGCGAGCGCCTCCAGGGCCGGTGCGCCCACCGGGATGATCCGCGTCTTCGAGCCCTTTCCCGTGACGCGGGCCTCGCCTGCTCTCGCGTCGATGGCGCCCATGTCGAGGCCGGTGAGTTCCGAGACCCGCAGCCCGCAGGAATAGGCGAGCTCGAACAGCGCGCGATCCCGGATGCCGCCATCGGAGGTGTCCTCGATGGCGACCAGGCGCGATGCGTCGTCGGGGGAAAGCGTCTCCGGAAGCGTGCGCGCGGCACGCGGCGCGCGCACACCCTTGCACGGGTTGGCGGAAAGTTCGCGCTGCCGCACCAGCCAGTCGAAATAGCCGCGCCAGGACGAGAGCACCCGCGCGAGCGATCGTGGCGCGAGGCCGCGCCCGTGCAGGGTCGCCACGAAGCGGCGGATGTCGGCGGATTGCACGGCGCCGGGCTCGCGTCCGGACGAAAGCGTCTCGAGGAGCATCCCGTCGCGGGAGTAGGCGGCAAGCGTGTGCGCGGCCAGGCGCCGCTCGTGCCGGAGAAAATCGAGGTAGCGCGCGAACGCGCTAGCCGGCGGGCTCACGGATGGGGGTGAGATGGCGCCACAGGGCGCAACCGAGGAGTTCGCCGATGCGCGCGAGGTAGAGCGTGCCCATTTCCGGGTAGAAGCGCTGCGGGTCTTCCGATCCGAGCGCGAGCACGCCGAAGCACTGCTCGCCGTGCCGCAGCGCCACGAGCGCGAATGACTTCAGGTGCGCTGCCGACTCGCCGAACCAGGCCTGGCTTTCGTAAACGGCATGGCTGCCGCAGTACGGCGCCGTCATTTGCGCCACGAACTCGCGTATCTCCGCGGCGACCTCGCCGAACTCCTTTGTCTCGGCGCTGCCCTCGGCGACGTTCCACAGGCGAACGGCGACGTGGGGAACGGCGAAATGGTCGAGGAGGTCGAGATAGGCCGTGTCGAGGACGCCTTCCTGCCCCGCCGCTTCCAGGAGGCGGCAGGCCAGGCGGTGAACCTTTTCCGAGACGGCGTCGTTTTCCTCGCCGAACCCGATCAGCTCCCGCAGCTTGTCCTCGAGGAGCCGCGTCTTTTCGCGCACTGCAACGAGCTGGCGTTCGCCGATCGACACCGCACGCCCGCCATGCGGATGCGGGATCTGGATGTTCACCAGCAGGTCGACGTTCTGCTCGAAGAAGCCGGGGTTCTGGCGAAGGAATTCTGCGACTTGTTCCGGGGTCAGCAAGAGGGATTCTCCAGTGAGGCGGGCGCCGGGAGCTCGATCTCGCCCGCGAAAACACGCACCGCGTCTCCCGTCATCATAACGGGAGCGAAGTGGGGCGTCACATCCGCGCCCTGTCCCGCCCAGCCGATGGTGAGGTCGCCGCCTCTCGTCGTCACGCGGACCTGGGGGTCGAGGAGCCCGCGGCGAATACCGGCGACGACAGCCGCGCACGCGCCGGTACCGCAAGCAAGTGTCTCGCCGACGCCGCGCTCCCAGACCCGCAGGCGGATGTGGTTCCGGGAGAGGACCTGCAGGTAGCCCGCGTTCACGCGCTGCGCAAAGGCGGCGTGGTTCTCGATGAGCGGGCCCTGGCTTGCGACCGGCGCGGAATCGATGTCCGCCACCACCTGCACGGCGTGCGGGTTGCCCATCGACAACACGCTCACCTCGACCGTCGCGCCGCCCACCTCGAGCTCGTAGGTCGGGCGCTCGGCCGCTGCCGTGAACGGGATCTGTGCGGGCGCGAAGCGGGGCGGCCCCATGTCCACCGTTACCTGCCCCGACGGCTCGATGCGCGGGCGGATGACGCCCCGCGCCGTCTCGACCCGCAGCTCGTCCTTCGTGGTGAGTCCCTCGTCGCGCACGAATCGCGCGAAACAGCGCGCACCGTTGCCGCACTGCTCGACCTCGCCGCCGTCGGCGTTCCAGATACGGTAGCGGAAGTCGTTCGCCGGATCCGAGGCCCTTTCCACCATCAGGAGCTGGTCGCAACCGATGCCGAAATGCCTGTCCGCGATGGCGCGAACCTGTGCCGCGGTAAGGGCGATGGGCCGGCGCACGCCGTCGATCACGACGAAATCGTTTCCCTGGCCGTGCATCTTGGTGAATCTCAGGCGCATGGGCGTCATTTTCGCCGATAGGGGGAAGGTTCGCCGGGCGGGCGCGTCTTGAAGCGCTTGTGGGCCCAGAAATACTGCTCGGGATGCTCGCGCACGCGCTCCTCGATGAAGGCGTTCATGCGGCGCACGTCGGCCTCGATGTCGTCGGTGGGATAGTCCTCCCACGGCGGGTAGATCCGAACCTCGTAGCCGTGTTCCCGCTGCCAGCAAATCACCGGCACGACGGTCGCACGGCCCAGGCGCGCCAGGCGCGGCAGGGCGGTCACCGTCGCCGCGGGAACGCCGAAGAACGGCGAGAAGATCGCGTCGCGCGCCCCGAAATCCATGTCGGGAAGGAAGTAGAGGCACTTTCCCTCGCGAAGGACCTTGACGATCGCTCGCATGCCATCCTGGCGTGACAGAAGCGTCGGGTTGCCGAAACGCAGTCGTCCCTTGAGGAACAGGCGGTCGAGGACCGGGTTCTTCTGGCGGCTGTAGATGCTCGCAGAATCGGGAAACTCGTGTGCCAGGCGCCCCCCGCCCATGTTCAGGCCGACGAAGTGCGGCGCCAGCAAGATGGTGGGCTTGCCCTGCTGGCGCTCGAGGTGCTCGCGTCCGCGCACCGTGACCAGGCCGAGGACGCGCTCGTCGCTCCCGAACCACATCACGCTCAGCTCGATCGCGCTTCGCCCGAGCGCCTCGAAGTGGCGGCGCCCGATCGCCTTGCGCTGCTCCTGCGGCACACCGGGAAAGCAAAGCGCGAGGTTCGTATCCGTGACGCGCCCGCGCCCGAACCGGTAAAGGAGCCGCCCCAGGGCGCGCCCGATCCCCCCGAGAACCGGCATGGGAAGCCAGTGCAGCAGCCACAGCAGGGCGACGACCAGCCACGATCCGAGGCCGCGCAGGATCACCATCGCATCGCTCCCGGTGCCGGCGGCGCGCCTGCCGGCCGCTTGTAGCGGTTGTAGCCCCACAGGTACTGGGCAGGCGCCATCCGGATGAGAGCCTCGACGCCCCGGTTCACGGCGAGGGCGGCGGCGGAGCGCTCGGCCGGGAGGGGAGCCTCGCTCACCTGCAAGTGCAGGCGGAATCCGCGACTGTCGGCCAGGCGCTCGGCGAAGCAGTACACGATGACCGCCCCCGAGGCCTCCTGCAGCCGGCCCGTGAGCGTCATCGTGTAGGCGGGACGGCCGAAGAAATCGATCCATTCGCCCTCGCCCTCGCCCGGCACCTGATCGGGGAGGATCACGGTGCACCCACCCTTGCGCAGGTGCCTGAGGAGCATGCGCACGCCCGCCATGGTGGCCGGTGCGACGTTGGAGCCGTCGGGCGCCGCGCCGCGGTTGCGTCCTTCCCGGATGAGTTCGTCGAGCCAGCCGAGCTTGTGTGGCCGGTACATGGCCATGATCGGCAGTCGCGACCAGAGGTAGCGCCCCGCGATGTCATAGCTGCCCAGATGTGGCGTCACGAAGATCAGGGGGCGTCCCTCGGCGCGCAGGCGTTCCACCGTATCCCAGCCAACGAGTTCCTTCACCAGGCCCGAGACGTCCTCCACCGGGCGAAAGAGGGCCCAGGCCAGCTCGGCCGCCCCCTTGCCGATCTCGGCAGCGTTCTCGCGGGCGAGGCGGGCGAGCGCCGCATCGTCGGCGGCGATTGCGGCCGTCCGCAGGTTCTCGAGCGTGCGCAGGCGGAAGCGCGGAGACAGGAGGAAGACTAGCCGGCCGGCGACCGCGCCCAGCCGATGGTTCGCGGGAAGGTCCAGCCAGGCAAGGAACCGGAGGAGGAGTCTCAAGACGGGTCTGCCGGCGTTAGGCAGCGAGGGCGCAAAATTTGCTAAAATTACGGGTTCAACTGCGACTGTGGGGCGAACCCGATGAAATCGAACTACCTCTTTACCTCGGAATCGGTGTCCGAGGGCCACCCCGACAAGGTGGCGGACCAGATCTCCGATGCCGTTCTCGACGCCATTCTAGCGCAGGACCCCCGGTCCCGAGTCGCGGCCGAGACGCTGTGCAACACGGGCCTGGTGGTGATGGCCGGCGAGATCACGACGCACGCGAACGTGGACTACATCCAGGTCGCGCGCGACACGATCAAGCGCATCGGGTACGACAACACCGAATTCGGCATCGACTACAAGGGCTGCGCGGTCATGGTCTGCTACGACAAGCAGAGCCCGGATATCTCCGCGGCCGTCGACCACGCCTCCGACGAGTACCTGAACCAGGGCGCCGGCGACCAGGGAATGATGTTCGGC
The sequence above is a segment of the Betaproteobacteria bacterium genome. Coding sequences within it:
- the hslU gene encoding ATP-dependent protease ATPase subunit HslU codes for the protein MTPQEIVHELDKHIVGQGAAKKAVAIALRNRWRRSQVPEPLRSEITPKNILMIGPTGVGKTEIARRLARLANAPFVKVEATKFTEVGYVGRDVDTIIRDLAEVAVKATREQEMNKVRPRAEDAAEERILDALLPGVPVSEGQEAGSTRQRFRKMLREGKLDDREIEIDVAQGSGAMEIMAPPGMEELTQQIQGMFANMGGGRRKSRKLAIREALRLITDEEAGKLVNEEEIRLKAMRAVEQDGIVFLDEIDKIASRGETGGADVSRQGVQRDLLPLVEGTSVTTKYGVVRTDHILFIASGAFHLSRPSDLIPELQGRLPIRVELSNLSVEDFERILTATDACLTTQYEALLATEEVALSFTPEAVRRLAEIAFSVNERTENIGARRLHTVLEKLLEEISFDAGRGAREVRIDAAYVDARLAELAKSEDLSRYVL
- the hslV gene encoding ATP-dependent protease subunit HslV; the protein is MADESFHGTTIVCVRRGARVAMGGDGQVTLGNVVVKSCARKVRRLYNDRILAGFAGATADAFTLFERFEAKLEKHQGNLLRSAVELAKDWRTDRMLRRLEAMLAVADREASLLITGNGDVLEPEHGIVAMGSGGSFAQAAAMALVANTELAPADIVKKALEIAGEICIYTNQNHVIETL
- a CDS encoding anti-sigma factor antagonist; translated protein: MASPGVGSSPAGISRPAPRAAGRVGSEEFHSAPLPPAQEAAVLYAANLVAAAEAILKAETRNPASRSNKQPWLMLFDLFEVTQNRTEYDALCMLFTVKFEQSPPAWAGGSEATSDPRRVQGRERKDFFALKPNPMGELAPEIEKFLAFAESMGTVRVDLGKVASITASESALLAAALRRLRRGGLPMWFNSVETLEHVLRAALNERASDATRSFWQLLFELYVVQGKMEPFEELGLEYAVAFEISPPSWEVYLNTVSAAASHVPAAPAAAAAASVPDSAFVLKGVISTASQNQFADLAAHSAAGSEIVVDMSKVLRVDFAAGAQFFEVVKAIQLAGKRVILSNLSELNAALLEAFGFNRHAILIRRRVN
- a CDS encoding DUF3299 domain-containing protein: MAHSGTIRFSAVAVVAAITACGAMALQPQDRAKSPEQGGFWIGTDPTPVGTVPWQLLQSTKTVQKADKKFGPVFAKEVRELDKQQVKLYGFMMPLDQARKQKRFLLSAFPPHCSFCLTGGPESLVEVLADTPIDFTFEPVVIAGRLSVLDNDVVYYRLTNATPFKP
- a CDS encoding ABC transporter permease, with the translated sequence MAYLASRPLLTALNATMLALGVATITFLLLVTQQAEERLARDAKPVDLVVGAKGSPLQLILSTVFHADVPTGNIGVEEAEAIVANPMVASATPLALGDSFRGYRIVGTDASFLGLYEAKVAQGALFAGAMEAVVGAEVARRQAVTVGASITGSHGLAAAGPAHGEHPYRVTGILAPTGAVIDRLVVTSVESVWHVHERHATARPEITALLIRYATPLAAAMLPRSINATTAMQAASPAYEIARLLELVGAGVETLRWFAIILMASAALSLFVALTSALQERRYDLALLRTLGARPASLAALTLVEGVTLLMAGVILGLALGHGATHVLGLWLARSGSWPLTGLTWVAGEAVLAAAVLAIGALTCLVPAIQAYFTDPANLLSKR
- a CDS encoding ATP-binding cassette domain-containing protein — encoded protein: MLAIRNLRHDYAGRTVLDVPAWDVARGDASLVLGPSGSGKTTLLNVIAGLAAPTAGSVRVAGEDVTRLTPAGRDAFRARRIGLVLQTLHLIGVISVRENLRLAQRLAGSGVDDTRIDEVLGSLGIAALAGARAREISVGEAQRVAIARAVVNRPALILADEPTSALDDANCERALALLLEQAAACGATLLVATHDNRIRGRFSRRLEL
- a CDS encoding GTP-binding protein, with translation MAAVPNPDKDLIPVTILTGFLGAGKTTLLNRILTEQHGERIAVIENEFGETGVDNEILVEDREEQIIEMNNGCLCCTVRGDLVRILGELGKKRREGALKFDRVVIETTGLANPGPVAQTFFMDEGIHGEYLLDAVITVVDAMHGQKQLDEHDEARAQVGFADRILLSKTDLVGEGEIADLADRLRGMNPRAQQKKVHFGETDIREILDIRGFNLNAALEIDPAFLAEDHHHHDDDVKSFVWRDPRPMHMEKIETFLSLMVQNYGEDLLRYKGILNIQGEPRRMIFQGVHMLMGGTPGKPWASGEARETVMVFIGRRIPRRLFEEGLAYCVA
- a CDS encoding GTP-binding protein is translated as MTATPITPVTLLTGFLGSGKTTLLNRLLRHPAAGDCAVIVNEFGPVGIDHLLVRTASENVVLLPSGCVCCQVAGDLVQAMRDLYFKRASGEIPAFGRVIVETTGLADPAPLARTLIELPLVSARYSLSGIVTTVDGVHGMGELDRHPEAVKQAAVADRLVITKADIAQADALDAIEVRLAALNPGARRIRSAEGDADPERLLDTGLYRGAQRLPDPVSWLNAGAYRRAGAPAPAMHDPHVRAFAWFAGTPVDWPAFEDGLATLLELAGDRILRVKGLVNAASEAGPVAVHAVQHTLYPAARLPAWPDTDRRTRLVFIVRDLEESFVAQTLDSFVLAPA
- a CDS encoding transcriptional repressor codes for the protein MGKTRSLHAAQLPAAQARIRLSGERLTAPRAAVLAVLLGSVTALTHHEVEAALRASLPVDRVTVYRVLDWLVQLGLVHRIPGDDRTWRFRANRGASHGPHAHFTCSHCGTTVCLEEVAMPPNVKLPRGFVREKVELTVQGRCAACR
- the xerC gene encoding tyrosine recombinase XerC codes for the protein MSPPSVSPPASAFARYLDFLRHERRLAAHTLAAYSRDGMLLETLSSGREPGAVQSADIRRFVATLHGRGLAPRSLARVLSSWRGYFDWLVRQRELSANPCKGVRAPRAARTLPETLSPDDASRLVAIEDTSDGGIRDRALFELAYSCGLRVSELTGLDMGAIDARAGEARVTGKGSKTRIIPVGAPALEALARWLPIRARLAAPGETAIFVGRSGKRLSPREVQRRIKRWAAAAGLAVDVHPHMLRHSFASHVLQSSGDLRAVQEMLGHASIASTQVYTHLDFQHLSKIYDAAHPRAKRKS